CGCGGCGCGCTGTACAAGGCGGCCGGGGTTCTGCTCGCCGGGTGGGCGATCGGGATCCTGCTGTCCTGGGGGCTGGTCGAGTTGTTTCCCGGCTCGCTGGCTCGCCAGGATCGGTTGCCGTACGTCGTCAACCGGGTCATTGGGTTCGCACTGGCCGACCCGGATCTGTTTCAGGGCAGGCCGGACGTCGTCCTCAACGCGCTGTTCGGGTTGTTCGGCGCGCTGGCGCTGATCGCCGCGGCGATCGTGCTGTTTCAATCTCAGCGCGCCGAAAACGCACTGACCGGCGAAGACGAGTCCGCAATCCGCGGGCTGCTCGAGTTGTACGGACACAACGACTCCCTGGGCTACTTCGCGACCCGCCGCGACAAGTCGGTGGTGTTCGCCCCCAACGGACGCGCCGCCATCACCTACCGGGTGGAGGTCGGCGTCTGCCTCGCCAGCGGCGATCCCATCGGGGACCCTAACGCGTGGCCGCAGGCGATCGATGCATGGTTGCAGTTGTGCCAGTCCTACGGCTGGGCGCCAGGTGTCATGGGTGCGAGTTCGCAAGGCGCCCAGGCCTTTCGGCATGCCGGTTTGAACGCCTTGGAGCTGGGCGATGAAGCGGTTCTGCACACCGCGGATTTCAAACTGTCCGGCCCGCAGATGCGCAGTGTCCGTCAGGCGGTCACTCGGGCCCGGCGCGCCGGGCTGACCGTGCGCATCCGACGGCATCTGGAGATCCCGCCGGACGAGATGGCACACGTCATCGAACGCGCGGACGCTTGGCGGGACACCGAAACCGAGCGTGGCTTCTCGATGGCGTTGGGCCGGCTCGGCGACCCCGCCGATTCCGATTGCTTGCTGGTCGAGGCGTTGCGGCCCGACCACGAGGTGGTGGCGATGCTGTCGCTGGTGCCGTGGGGGCACACCGGGGTGTCCCTGGATCTGATGCGTCGATCACCGCAATCCCCTAACGGCACCATCGAACTCATGGTCAGTGAGTTGGCCCTACACGCTGAACGCCTTGGGATTAGCCGCATTTCATTGAACTTCGCGATGTTCCGCTCTGCGTTCGCGCAAGGCGCCCAGCTCGGTGCCGGTCCGATCGCACGGTTGTGGCGCGGACTGCTGGTGTTCTTGTCGCGCTGGTGGCAGCTGGAGACGCTGTACCGCTCGAACGAGAAATACCAACCGGAATGGGTGCCGCGGTACGCCTGCTACGAGGATGCGCGGATGATCCCGCGGGTCGGCGTGGCGTCGGTGATCGCCGAGGGGTTTCTGGTGTTGCCCTTCACCCGGCGCAACAGGCAACATACCGGCCACCACCCTTCGGTGCCCCGGCCACTGGCGGCGAGCGGGCTGTTGCACCAGGATGGCAGCGCCCCGGATCTCTGCGCCCTGCAACGGATTCACGTGCCCGGAGCCGACGAGCCGCGTACCCGGCTGCCTGAGCAGATGAGGGTGCGACTGGCCAAGCTGAAGACGCTGCAGGGCAAAGGCATCGACGCCTACCCGGTGGGCTGCCCGCCCAGTCATACCGTCGCCCAGGCGTTGGCGGCCGATGACCACGCGGCGGTTTCGGTATCGGGCCGCGTGCTGCGTATCCGCGACTTCGGGGGCGTGCTGTTCGCGCAACTGCGCGACTGGTCAGCGGAAATGCAGCTGCTGCTTGATAATTCGCTGCTGGAGGCGGGCCGTGCCGCGGATTTCACCAGGGCGGTTGATCTCGGCGATTTGGTCGAAGTCACCGGCCACATGGGGTTCAGCAAGACCGGGACGCGCTCGCTGCTGGTCCGCCGATGGCGGCTTATCGGCAAGTGCCTGCGGCCGCTGCCCAACAAGTGGAAGGGGCTCACCGACGCCGAGGCCCGGGTGC
This Mycobacterium xenopi DNA region includes the following protein-coding sequences:
- the lysX gene encoding bifunctional lysylphosphatidylglycerol synthetase/lysine--tRNA ligase LysX, whose translation is MTVTTSRPASRYHWVPAAAGWTVGVIATLSLVASVSPLVRWLIKVPREFINDYVFNFPDTSFAWSFVLALLAGALTARKRIAWWALLGNLLIAAGLNIADLVAGDNTRLETFGENLGLALHVAAIILLVLAYREFWAKVRRGALYKAAGVLLAGWAIGILLSWGLVELFPGSLARQDRLPYVVNRVIGFALADPDLFQGRPDVVLNALFGLFGALALIAAAIVLFQSQRAENALTGEDESAIRGLLELYGHNDSLGYFATRRDKSVVFAPNGRAAITYRVEVGVCLASGDPIGDPNAWPQAIDAWLQLCQSYGWAPGVMGASSQGAQAFRHAGLNALELGDEAVLHTADFKLSGPQMRSVRQAVTRARRAGLTVRIRRHLEIPPDEMAHVIERADAWRDTETERGFSMALGRLGDPADSDCLLVEALRPDHEVVAMLSLVPWGHTGVSLDLMRRSPQSPNGTIELMVSELALHAERLGISRISLNFAMFRSAFAQGAQLGAGPIARLWRGLLVFLSRWWQLETLYRSNEKYQPEWVPRYACYEDARMIPRVGVASVIAEGFLVLPFTRRNRQHTGHHPSVPRPLAASGLLHQDGSAPDLCALQRIHVPGADEPRTRLPEQMRVRLAKLKTLQGKGIDAYPVGCPPSHTVAQALAADDHAAVSVSGRVLRIRDFGGVLFAQLRDWSAEMQLLLDNSLLEAGRAADFTRAVDLGDLVEVTGHMGFSKTGTRSLLVRRWRLIGKCLRPLPNKWKGLTDAEARVRTRYLDLAVNAESRELITIRSKVLRSLRETLFAKGFVEVETPVLQQIHGGASARPFITHINSYDMDLYLRIAPELYLKRLCVGGVERVFELGRAFRNEGVDSSHNPEFTLLEAYQAHADYRTWVDGTRELIQSAAEAAHGEQVVLRPVDDGNGLKPVDISGMWPIKTVHDAVSEALGEYVDADTDLATLRKLADAANIPYLRRWDAGAVVLELYEHLVEARTEQPTFYIDFPISVSPLTRPHRSKRGVAERWDLVAWGVELGTAYTELTDPVEQRRRLQEQSLRAAGGDPEAMELDEDFLQAMEYAMPPTGGLGMGVDRLVMLITGRSIREILPFPLAKPR